ATAGTGGGTTAAACAAAGTTGTGCTGCTTTGCACTGCACCTTCCTGAAGCTGAGGTGCAGTAAGAGGACTGTATGTCTGTGCcctggcattttaaaaagggaaatctGAAACCTGAAAATCTCTCTTCACCAATGCTGCTGCCATTATTCACTCCTTGCTTCTAATGGATTTCACGTTTATTTGTTAGCTGCTCTCCAAgctcttgttttttctctctcgaattatttttaagaagcaggTACcccaaaatatgttttctgtacTCAGATGTTATCTGAAGCTTTATTTACAGATCTTAAATCTGGGGGCGTAGGATACTTGGAGAGATGCCACGTAGTGAGATTTCTTGTCTCCAAAAGGTCGAATCCCTCTTGctgtttttaatgaagtacagaaaaagtgttttgcagaGGAGTGCCAACAAATGTTTCTATTGAACAGACATGATTCTAGGTGGcatcctttattttcttctctgcagataCGAAATGAGCTGGAGAAACACATGAATTGCAACTTGAAGGAATTCAAGGAATTTATAGACAATGAAATGCTGCTTATCCTGGGTCAGATGGACAAACCATCTCTGATTTTTGATCATTTATATCTGGTAAGCTGCTATGTTAGGCGTTCCGGAATAGCAGGAGGCTCAGTGGGAGTGATCTGGCAAGTCACTGGGCTCAGGGGAAGCTGGATTTGGTGTCAAGGCTGACTTGTGCAGCATGAGCAAGAGGTACAGCCCGCTATCCTGCTCTTTGTGCAGACTTTACTCCAGGACCCATATGGCTTGTAAAAGTCTGCAGTAGGGAAGCCCTTTTTTCTAGCTGTGTTCTTGTTTCTGGGACTTGATATAATGGTTCTTTCCTGGCAGGTCAATCCTTTTTCAGGACGTACcatggtgtcgtggtttaaccccagccggcaactaagccccacccagctgctcgctcactcccccccgctgggaagggggagagaatcggaagggtaaaagtgagaaaactcgagggttgagataaagacagtttaatagggaaagcaaaagccacacacgcaagcaaagcaaaacaaggaattcattcaccactgcCCATGGGCAGgcgggtgttcagccatctccaggacagcagggctccatcacgcgtaatggtgactcgggaagacaaacgccatcactccgaacgtccccccttccttcttccccagctgtatgtgctgagcatgaggccatatggtgtgggatagccctttgggcagctggggtcagctgtcccagccgtgtcccctcccagctccttgtgcacccccagcccactcacTGGTGgactgaggagcagaaaaggccttgactctgtgtaagcactgctcagcaggaacgaaaacatccctgggttatcaacactgtttccagcacagatccaaaacacagccctataccagctactgtgaagaaaattaactctatcccagccaaacccagcacgTTCATGTGCTGTTCCAGCTTGTGCAGAAGCAGAGAACGGTGTGTGTTTCATCTAATCTTTTGCCACTAGATGGTACTCCAAGCAAAACCAGGCACTGCCATGCGGAACAAAGACTTGCCTGAGATGAACACATTGGTGCCCGTTATGCTggggtcttttttctttttgggggAGAGTCAGAGGAAGTGCTCATCTTTGAGGgcaaaacctgctttttaaaccctttttagctttctgttttgcaggtATGGGGGGGATTCCAGGTGTAACCACACCCATAACTTTCAGGATTTGCCTCACTTCTCGTATACCTGTGATCCCAGTCATGCCACACATaatcattttctttccctgcactATTTatctctgtgtttaaaaatccaGAGCGGCAGGGGGCAGTGATTTGGGATGTGCTCAGTCACACGCTGGCCTAGAACTAACTCCTTAGGTGAGGACGTAATGCTCTTGTTCCCTCCTTCAGGAGGTCCCTTGCCTGTTCAGGACAGGACGTCTGTGCTGAGCCGCAGTGCTGGCTGCCCTAGTGCCGTATTCCTGTTTCAGAGGCTATTACCAACGTTTCAGTTGGCAGCTAAGGAAGGTTGCTGAGGCTGGGGCATTGCAGAACCTTAGGAAAAAGGGAGGCTCTTGGCCTCCTTTGAAATGTGTGTTTTGTGGCTGTTACAGGGGTCCGAGTGGAACGCCTCCAACCTCGAGGAGCTGCAGGGCTCGGGGTGAGTACTGCACCTTTCAAGCACCAGCCTTAGACTCTGAAACCTCCAGTCATTTGCCTTTAACGTACATTCAGGTCTCTTGAGATGTCAGATGATGTTTGTGGACTGTAGGGATGATTTTGGGCCCATTCCCAGTGATGTGGGTAACTTACTGTCAAGACCTTGGTCGAGAAATCTTTCCTACGTCATTTCTATCAATCACGTGTAGAGTGGAAATAACAAAACTTCTCGTTTGTGAAGTACATCAAGATCTCTGAACCCCCCCTATGTGTAGCAGCCGAGTGTGAAATGGCCATACATATTGTTGTGTCGGGTGTGAattcctgcaggctgcagaagagcaaatATTACAGCGCTAAGCTTAGGAAAAAGCTCTATCTAAATGGAGCAGAACTTCCTGTGGATGAGCAATCTCCATCTCACCTGCCCAGACAGGCAGCTGTAGGGCTGTCTTTCACCACGTTCTCATCACCGCACCACTTCTTGGCTTGATTTACTTTCACGCTTTTTGGACGAGTGTgaattttgcatataaatatttgCTGCTTGCCCAAGGCATACACCAACCCTGatgtgagaaactgaaaaatattgctCAACAGCATgactaaaaatgtttaatttggaGTCCGTGGGAACAGATGTCTGAACATCTTTGAACAAGTAATCAACCAGCTCGTTGATACTTTTGATCTATGGGGAAGGCATCTTGACATGCAGTGTCTAAAAGTCAAAGCTGGacaaattctgaaacaaatatCCTGTGTCCTGGATTTGTGTGAATGATAGGAGATAATAAATCAATATGGGCATTCGTTCTCCCCGGGTACATTGTAGTCCCTGCTGTAATATTTGGCAGGAATCAAGAGATACCATGTGActctcatttcatatttttggtcagaaagaagagaaaaggatggTTTTGCAGCTAAAGCCTGCAGTTGAAAATTGTGATTCCTGGGGTCTGTTCCCAGCTCTTGCCCAAATGAATCAGTTGCAGCTGAtgcacttttcttctttgagcGTCCCAGAAGCTGTGTGTGGCACACAGTGAGGAGTTTCTGATGAGGTTACAAAGCCTCGACAGATGGGATAAAATAAACTTCTCCCTCCTATGCCCAAGGTCCTGACACTTTGAATGGGATATGCCAGTGGTGAGAGATGGGTGAATGGGCAGGCCCTGCACGTCATGTGCATCACCTGTGTCACCGGGTGTCCCAGGGGTTCGGGATTAGGGCTGTAGATAAAAATCTTACAGTTTGTGTTGTGTCAGATTTCATGGACTTCACAGTGTGTGTCAGTTCCCTTTCATGACCATGGCagttcagctttatttttcttgtcattcTCCGCAGCATTGACTACATTTTGAATGTGACCAGGGAAATTGATAATTTTTTCCCCGGTTTGTTCGCATATCACAATATCCGAGTGTATGACGAGGAGACAACAGACCTCCTGGCTCACTGGAATGAGGCGTACCACTTTATAAATAAGGCCAAGTAAGTGGGCTGGGAGATGTGACTCAGTGTGAGAGCACGTCCAAGCCATGGGGTCTGACAGCGCAGCGTGCCCTGCGGGTTTCATCCAGCGTGGAGCTGGGCCCTCCCTGAAGCCACACCACCACCGAAGGAGGCAACAGGGCTTTTGCATTACTGCTTTTGCCAGGAGTTTTCTGTGTTCCTGGAACTTCCCCGTACCTTGTCTCTTCCTGTACTGGCATTAACCTGTTCCTAGCCTGtgatgttttttattattattattttgttttggttccaAAAGGAAACGAGGACATTTCCTCTTCTCAAGAAGTTCTGGAAATACTCCAGCACATGTCTGTGTTGCACTAGCCCCAGCTGTCTCTGCAGACAAGCAATGGTGACAGAGCCCATCAAACTCTGCTGGGCTTTTACACTCAGGTTGTTCCTGCTTATCCCTGAATCCAAAGActcaggcaggcaggaggcttCATGGTGGTCTCTGAAATGGCAGCATGATTGAAGCTGCCCTTCTCTAACTCCTGACTTTTCTGGAGAGAGATTCTTCTTGTGGCCCACTGAGTCCAAAACGTTTCTCGCCTACTGAGCCGTGGTGTTGAGGTGGTCAGGAGGACAAAGTACTGTCCCTCCACTGTGTAAAATGGTAACAGCAGATACCGTAACCAGAAAGATGAGacatattttcctgtttgccCTTCTGCAGGAAGAATCACTCCAAGTGCCTGGTGCACTGCAAAATGGGTGTGAGCCGGTCAGCATCTACTGTTATAGCTTATGCAATGAAGGAATTTGGCTGGTCACTGGAAAAGGCCTATAATTATGTGAAGCAAAAACGCAGCATTGCAAGACCAAATGCAGGCTTCATGAGACAGCTTTTGGAATACGAAGGCATTTTAGATGCGAGGTAAGGTGACAGGATAAATGGAAAGGTGACttgcaggaaataaaaggagCTAATAGTAGGCAACACCTCTCGTGTTTTTGTATGACAAAATATTCATCAATTTCCGTGGAGTTCTGTTCAGGCAATAGGTTCTTCTGCCAATGTCTTGCACACATGTGCCATGCTCAGAGACACTGGCAGAGTGTGTGTGGTGCTGTAGTCTGAAGGCCAGACCGCCATCCAGAAGGGTCCCCTTTAGAAGGGCAGATGCAGAAGCTTGGGCTAATTGTGTTTTTCTAACCCTTTCCTATGCCAGGCCTCCCTGGATGGAAATTAGCTGTCTTCTAGGGAGATCTGCTCTGGTTTAATTCAGAGAGGGTTTCTCTGTGCTTGGGAAGCATGTTCGTATTTCTCAGCAGCCAGTACTGTTCAGCAAAACATTGTTCTTGTTTTATGAGGCAGAACTGAACTCAGGCAGTGTTGGAGGCAAATCATTTGCAGTTCTGGGTGACCATGCCAATCACAAGTCTTTGTCATTGCAAGCGCTGTAGTATCTAATAAGGGTTTCTGCATGCTCCGCTTGGCCGCTGCTCTACTGGGCGAAGaggaggaagatttttttcactctggttcagcaggagctgtgccaTGAGACGTGCAGAGATGTTGGTTCAGAGTGTTTGGCTCTGACAGAGGGCTCTGTGTCCCTCCGCCCTGAGGGATTCCTCCCAAGGGCTGTTCCCATCATGGGTGCAGTGCAGGGCACTGCTGTGAGTCTGCTGGGTCAAAGAGACTCTGGAGTGGGCAGGTGGGAGGCACAAAATCCTGATGCTAGAGCTGGTTTTGTCCAAGTGGGACTGCAGGGCTGGACCCAGCGGTCAGCCTTTTGGTTCTGGGATGTGGAGAGGGAGAGACATTCCTGGAACTGAGCATCCTACAGTTCAACGGTAGTCACTTGTGTCTTTGTCCTTTCCCCCAGCAAGCAGCGCCACAATAAGCTGtggaagcagcaggcagagagcaacCTACCCCAGAACGCAGACGGCACCACGGGGTCGGATGACTTCTTGCTCGAGAGCTTAGACATCGACCTAGAAAACCGCCTGGCTGACCTGGACACACCTTCACAGTCAGCGTTCCTGGACAACCGCGCTGGCACAGAAGTGTCCGTGGGGTTTAATTACTGCTTCCGTCGCCTCTCGGACACGCTGCTGGAGAACAAGATCCCTGGTGACAGGGAGGGCTTTTTCCACgtggaggagctggagcggGATGCGCTTGCGGAGCGCACTGCCTCACTGGTGGGACAGCCTCCGTCTGTGCCTTCAGaggggaggctgctggagatggcgAAAGCCCTGGAGACGGCGGAGtcgctggcagagctgggcagttTCAGCGAGAAGGAGGTGAAGAAGAAACTGGACTTCAGCCCCCGGAAGGGGAGGGTAGTGCTGGGccctggggacccaggggaGGACGGTGTCAGGGAGGAAAATCCGATGGAGAAGTGGAAGCGGCGTTTGTCCATGCACAAGGAGGAGAGCAGGCTTAATAGAGAGAACTTgaataacaacaacagcaaaaggagtTGCCCAGAGGATTTTGAGGTGCGTATGGAGTTGAAATGTAGGTGGTTAGCATGGCTGACTCTACTGCAAGTGAAACTGCTCTTCTCATCTTCATAGCACAGTTTCATTTGACTTGGATAAAGCCTTTCATTCCATGATGAGCTTCTTCCTTTTCGAAGTGCTTCTGAACATGGCTTTGCTTGCCCAAGCTATGGATTTAGATGCCAGAGAGAAAGCGCACACATGTGAGTGCCCTATAAACTGCTTTGGGCAACTTGCTTGCATGACCATCGCTTGGTACCAAACGGTAGGTATTCTTCCATTGAAGATACTGTCTGCTGAGAAAGTACGTGGCTTTTGTTCCTGCTGCAGGGCCTTAAGAGAACTGGAAATGGGCTTTGTTTCAAATCTGCTTGGCTGTAAATATACCTTGTGgtctgtgtgtgtctctgctgcttgctgATGTCCTGTTCTGTGCACATTCATCTgtacctgttttcttttttgcagcaCGATGCCGTATTTGGGATCCTCAGTAAGGTCAAGCCTTCCTATCAGTCTTGCACTGACTGCATGTATTCCTCGGCCAGTTTGTCTCCTGACTCCTTTGGGGAGCAGTGCGAAAACCCCAGCACTGCGCGTCGCAGCACCACCATCTGCACGCAAccagccctcctctcccacaTCAATTCCAACTTGGCGGACCACCTGCCCAGCAAGGCACACTCAGAGGAAGGAATCAGAACTAAAAATAACGAGGCTCCCCTTCCTCTGTCGGCAGGAACTGGTACTTTGGAGGCTGGCACTTGCAAATCACTTGATCAACACTGCAGcattttggagaaaggaaaagacgCACCAAAAACCCCAGTCAAAactctgctgcccaggagaaACTCACACTGTGACAAGAACCTCCTTAACGCAGAAGTGGTAAAAGAACAGTCTCTAGCCAGAAAAGAGAGCAAACCTACCAAGGATCTGAAGTACTTGTTGTTCAGCAAAGACTTGGAAAAGCCAAGTGCAAACAGTTACTTGATGCAGCATCAGGAGTCTCTtattcagctgcagaaagcaggctTGGTTAGGAAACACACCAAAGAGCTGGAGCGGTTGAAAAGCCTGCCCTCGGACGCCTCGTCGCTGCTCAGAGAGAGCCCCCTGAGCAGAGTTGACTCCAGCATTGTGGAGGAAAGCGAGGATTTGTTTTCACATCACGGCCTCCTACCTCTTCTGGGACCAGCACCGTTAATACCCGAAGATGCAGAAAATGATGTGGAGAAGTTAGAGGTGAAACGTGTCTTGGAGGGGATCTCTCAGAAAACCTCCACGCCTGTCATGTGTCGGTTGGAGCACACGAGCAGTTTCACCAAGGACTTCCTGAAGACCATCTGCTacactccctcctcctcccggaGCTCCAACCTGACGCGTAGCTCCAGCAGCGACAGCATCCACAGCGTGCGGGGCAAGCCCGGCCTGGTGAAGCAGCGAACTCAGGAAATTGAGACCAGGCTGCGGCTGGCTGGCTTGACTGTGTCTTCTCCTCTGAAAAGGTCCAATTCTCTCGCCAAGCTAGGGTGTCTTAACTTGTCCTCTGAGGACTTATCAAGTGACATGGATGTGTCAACCATAACGGACTCAAAAGAGGCCGTTTCAAGCGAGTCTTCCGTGCTCTGTGAGCCACAATCCACGCTGAGGAGTGCAGACGTCACCTCCAAACTGGCAGCGAAGCCAGCGGTCGGAAACTTGAAGAACACGCTTTGGATGGGCAAAAGTTGATGCCTTCtgtggggggaggaagggggtggatttgggggtttttatgGCATTTATTCACTGCACCAATGCAGTTTTATCATCTGACTTGCAGTAGTTCATCTGATGCcacctcttcttcccctccttgtGCCCTaagtggggagaaagaaaacataatggGTCATGGTGAATGGcacaagggaaaataaaatgtattgcaTGGCTTAGAAGAGGACTTTGTGTGTGAATTGCCTGTTGTCCTGCAGGATGCTATTTCTAGTACTGTTTGCCAAGTATAATaatgtggttttgtgtgtgtgtatatatagatagatatttgtatctatttatctatctatctatatatataaaatgctgaaatattctgtttcaAAGACTCAACAAAATAATTagtcattactttttttttacagaacaaATACAAGTCTCTAGTTAAAACAGGGTGCTTGTGGAAAAGTCCTTAAAATGGTGACATGAACACTACCTCTGTTCTTGCTGACTTTTAGtcttggtttgttgttttgtcttcttttaaaaaggcttttcccACAATACTTACCGTTGTTTGAAGGTATTCCCTTAATGTTAACTGTAAAGGCCTGGAGGAGTATGGAGACAGAGGCTTTACCGCACCGAGTGACCTAGCTGTGAAGTGAAGGAGTATCGAGCTGTGTTCGTGTTGACTGTGTGACCTGCTGGCGTTAGTCCGTCCTCGCTGTGTGACCGGGTGAATTGTCATAGTCTCATGTCGGTGCCGGAGTGACACCCAACCTGTGTCGCTGTCGCAGGCTTACGCTCCCGTGGAGAGGCGTCTTGTTCTTTGGGTGTTTTTGCTGTCGTTGTGGTTTGTGATGTCCCAGTACTAATGACGAGCCTGGCCAGTAAGTGACCGTGGACCCTAGTGAAGCTTTGTGTATTGCTGTGTCAGTGTCGTGGATCCTGTGTTGGGGACCCTTCTTCATCGGGCTGTTGGTGGCACACCGTGCTGGCGAGATGGCCGAGGAGGGACGGCTCTCCTCGTGTCCCACGCATTCAAAATCCCAGTAGGCAATAGGGGAGCGGGTGTCTTTTCTGATTATTGCTGTTGGTTTTGGTAGAACGGTTCCTACGTCCTTGGTTTGCCGGCAGCCTGGGAAGCTGTTGACGAAGCCCGAGGGGTTATTTATGCTGGGTGTCAGGAGGCTGGGTGGCCCCAGAGCAGGGAGCCGGGGTGTACGTGTCCCAGCTCTTGCAGGGCTGCACCAGCCTCCTGCCAGGGGTGACAGAGGCGTAAATTGTGCTCTCGGCAGGAGGGGTGCATCCTTTGGGGCAAGCAGTCAAACAGAAATACGGGCTCACTCCAAAGAGAGAGGGACATTGAAGGCGTGGGTGAGATCTCCT
The Ciconia boyciana chromosome 15, ASM3463844v1, whole genome shotgun sequence genome window above contains:
- the SSH1 gene encoding protein phosphatase Slingshot homolog 1 isoform X1 → MALVTLQRSPTPSAASSASTSELEVGSDEERKLNVSLSESFFMVKGAALFLQQGNSSQGQRSLQHPHKHAGDLPQHLQVMINLLRCEDRIKLAVRLESVWTDRVRYMVVVYSSGRQDTEENILLGVDFSSKESKSCTIGMVLRLWSDTKIHLDGDGGFSVSTAGRMHIFKPVSVQAMWSALQILHKACEVARRYNYFPGGMALVWATYYESCISSDQSCINEWNAMQDLESTRPDSPALFVDKPTERERTERLIKAKLRSIMMSKDLENVTSKEIRNELEKHMNCNLKEFKEFIDNEMLLILGQMDKPSLIFDHLYLGSEWNASNLEELQGSGIDYILNVTREIDNFFPGLFAYHNIRVYDEETTDLLAHWNEAYHFINKAKKNHSKCLVHCKMGVSRSASTVIAYAMKEFGWSLEKAYNYVKQKRSIARPNAGFMRQLLEYEGILDASKQRHNKLWKQQAESNLPQNADGTTGSDDFLLESLDIDLENRLADLDTPSQSAFLDNRAGTEVSVGFNYCFRRLSDTLLENKIPGDREGFFHVEELERDALAERTASLVGQPPSVPSEGRLLEMAKALETAESLAELGSFSEKEVKKKLDFSPRKGRVVLGPGDPGEDGVREENPMEKWKRRLSMHKEESRLNRENLNNNNSKRSCPEDFEHDAVFGILSKVKPSYQSCTDCMYSSASLSPDSFGEQCENPSTARRSTTICTQPALLSHINSNLADHLPSKAHSEEGIRTKNNEAPLPLSAGTGTLEAGTCKSLDQHCSILEKGKDAPKTPVKTLLPRRNSHCDKNLLNAEVVKEQSLARKESKPTKDLKYLLFSKDLEKPSANSYLMQHQESLIQLQKAGLVRKHTKELERLKSLPSDASSLLRESPLSRVDSSIVEESEDLFSHHGLLPLLGPAPLIPEDAENDVEKLEVKRVLEGISQKTSTPVMCRLEHTSSFTKDFLKTICYTPSSSRSSNLTRSSSSDSIHSVRGKPGLVKQRTQEIETRLRLAGLTVSSPLKRSNSLAKLGCLNLSSEDLSSDMDVSTITDSKEAVSSESSVLCEPQSTLRSADVTSKLAAKPAVGNLKNTLWMGKS
- the SSH1 gene encoding protein phosphatase Slingshot homolog 1 isoform X4, giving the protein MAAVLLFRHGFSVSTAGRMHIFKPVSVQAMWSALQILHKACEVARRYNYFPGGMALVWATYYESCISSDQSCINEWNAMQDLESTRPDSPALFVDKPTERERTERLIKAKLRSIMMSKDLENVTSKEIRNELEKHMNCNLKEFKEFIDNEMLLILGQMDKPSLIFDHLYLGSEWNASNLEELQGSGIDYILNVTREIDNFFPGLFAYHNIRVYDEETTDLLAHWNEAYHFINKAKKNHSKCLVHCKMGVSRSASTVIAYAMKEFGWSLEKAYNYVKQKRSIARPNAGFMRQLLEYEGILDASKQRHNKLWKQQAESNLPQNADGTTGSDDFLLESLDIDLENRLADLDTPSQSAFLDNRAGTEVSVGFNYCFRRLSDTLLENKIPGDREGFFHVEELERDALAERTASLVGQPPSVPSEGRLLEMAKALETAESLAELGSFSEKEVKKKLDFSPRKGRVVLGPGDPGEDGVREENPMEKWKRRLSMHKEESRLNRENLNNNNSKRSCPEDFEHDAVFGILSKVKPSYQSCTDCMYSSASLSPDSFGEQCENPSTARRSTTICTQPALLSHINSNLADHLPSKAHSEEGIRTKNNEAPLPLSAGTGTLEAGTCKSLDQHCSILEKGKDAPKTPVKTLLPRRNSHCDKNLLNAEVVKEQSLARKESKPTKDLKYLLFSKDLEKPSANSYLMQHQESLIQLQKAGLVRKHTKELERLKSLPSDASSLLRESPLSRVDSSIVEESEDLFSHHGLLPLLGPAPLIPEDAENDVEKLEVKRVLEGISQKTSTPVMCRLEHTSSFTKDFLKTICYTPSSSRSSNLTRSSSSDSIHSVRGKPGLVKQRTQEIETRLRLAGLTVSSPLKRSNSLAKLGCLNLSSEDLSSDMDVSTITDSKEAVSSESSVLCEPQSTLRSADVTSKLAAKPAVGNLKNTLWMGKS
- the SSH1 gene encoding protein phosphatase Slingshot homolog 1 isoform X3, coding for MVKGAALFLQQGNSSQGQRSLQHPHKHAGDLPQHLQVMINLLRCEDRIKLAVRLESVWTDRVRYMVVVYSSGRQDTEENILLGVDFSSKESKSCTIGMVLRLWSDTKIHLDGDGGFSVSTAGRMHIFKPVSVQAMWSALQILHKACEVARRYNYFPGGMALVWATYYESCISSDQSCINEWNAMQDLESTRPDSPALFVDKPTERERTERLIKAKLRSIMMSKDLENVTSKEIRNELEKHMNCNLKEFKEFIDNEMLLILGQMDKPSLIFDHLYLGSEWNASNLEELQGSGIDYILNVTREIDNFFPGLFAYHNIRVYDEETTDLLAHWNEAYHFINKAKKNHSKCLVHCKMGVSRSASTVIAYAMKEFGWSLEKAYNYVKQKRSIARPNAGFMRQLLEYEGILDASKQRHNKLWKQQAESNLPQNADGTTGSDDFLLESLDIDLENRLADLDTPSQSAFLDNRAGTEVSVGFNYCFRRLSDTLLENKIPGDREGFFHVEELERDALAERTASLVGQPPSVPSEGRLLEMAKALETAESLAELGSFSEKEVKKKLDFSPRKGRVVLGPGDPGEDGVREENPMEKWKRRLSMHKEESRLNRENLNNNNSKRSCPEDFEHDAVFGILSKVKPSYQSCTDCMYSSASLSPDSFGEQCENPSTARRSTTICTQPALLSHINSNLADHLPSKAHSEEGIRTKNNEAPLPLSAGTGTLEAGTCKSLDQHCSILEKGKDAPKTPVKTLLPRRNSHCDKNLLNAEVVKEQSLARKESKPTKDLKYLLFSKDLEKPSANSYLMQHQESLIQLQKAGLVRKHTKELERLKSLPSDASSLLRESPLSRVDSSIVEESEDLFSHHGLLPLLGPAPLIPEDAENDVEKLEVKRVLEGISQKTSTPVMCRLEHTSSFTKDFLKTICYTPSSSRSSNLTRSSSSDSIHSVRGKPGLVKQRTQEIETRLRLAGLTVSSPLKRSNSLAKLGCLNLSSEDLSSDMDVSTITDSKEAVSSESSVLCEPQSTLRSADVTSKLAAKPAVGNLKNTLWMGKS
- the SSH1 gene encoding protein phosphatase Slingshot homolog 1 isoform X2; translation: MNLFEFTDFCLTLGPAQCFCCSKKTSPNYLSESFFMVKGAALFLQQGNSSQGQRSLQHPHKHAGDLPQHLQVMINLLRCEDRIKLAVRLESVWTDRVRYMVVVYSSGRQDTEENILLGVDFSSKESKSCTIGMVLRLWSDTKIHLDGDGGFSVSTAGRMHIFKPVSVQAMWSALQILHKACEVARRYNYFPGGMALVWATYYESCISSDQSCINEWNAMQDLESTRPDSPALFVDKPTERERTERLIKAKLRSIMMSKDLENVTSKEIRNELEKHMNCNLKEFKEFIDNEMLLILGQMDKPSLIFDHLYLGSEWNASNLEELQGSGIDYILNVTREIDNFFPGLFAYHNIRVYDEETTDLLAHWNEAYHFINKAKKNHSKCLVHCKMGVSRSASTVIAYAMKEFGWSLEKAYNYVKQKRSIARPNAGFMRQLLEYEGILDASKQRHNKLWKQQAESNLPQNADGTTGSDDFLLESLDIDLENRLADLDTPSQSAFLDNRAGTEVSVGFNYCFRRLSDTLLENKIPGDREGFFHVEELERDALAERTASLVGQPPSVPSEGRLLEMAKALETAESLAELGSFSEKEVKKKLDFSPRKGRVVLGPGDPGEDGVREENPMEKWKRRLSMHKEESRLNRENLNNNNSKRSCPEDFEHDAVFGILSKVKPSYQSCTDCMYSSASLSPDSFGEQCENPSTARRSTTICTQPALLSHINSNLADHLPSKAHSEEGIRTKNNEAPLPLSAGTGTLEAGTCKSLDQHCSILEKGKDAPKTPVKTLLPRRNSHCDKNLLNAEVVKEQSLARKESKPTKDLKYLLFSKDLEKPSANSYLMQHQESLIQLQKAGLVRKHTKELERLKSLPSDASSLLRESPLSRVDSSIVEESEDLFSHHGLLPLLGPAPLIPEDAENDVEKLEVKRVLEGISQKTSTPVMCRLEHTSSFTKDFLKTICYTPSSSRSSNLTRSSSSDSIHSVRGKPGLVKQRTQEIETRLRLAGLTVSSPLKRSNSLAKLGCLNLSSEDLSSDMDVSTITDSKEAVSSESSVLCEPQSTLRSADVTSKLAAKPAVGNLKNTLWMGKS
- the SSH1 gene encoding protein phosphatase Slingshot homolog 1 isoform X5, producing MHIFKPVSVQAMWSALQILHKACEVARRYNYFPGGMALVWATYYESCISSDQSCINEWNAMQDLESTRPDSPALFVDKPTERERTERLIKAKLRSIMMSKDLENVTSKEIRNELEKHMNCNLKEFKEFIDNEMLLILGQMDKPSLIFDHLYLGSEWNASNLEELQGSGIDYILNVTREIDNFFPGLFAYHNIRVYDEETTDLLAHWNEAYHFINKAKKNHSKCLVHCKMGVSRSASTVIAYAMKEFGWSLEKAYNYVKQKRSIARPNAGFMRQLLEYEGILDASKQRHNKLWKQQAESNLPQNADGTTGSDDFLLESLDIDLENRLADLDTPSQSAFLDNRAGTEVSVGFNYCFRRLSDTLLENKIPGDREGFFHVEELERDALAERTASLVGQPPSVPSEGRLLEMAKALETAESLAELGSFSEKEVKKKLDFSPRKGRVVLGPGDPGEDGVREENPMEKWKRRLSMHKEESRLNRENLNNNNSKRSCPEDFEHDAVFGILSKVKPSYQSCTDCMYSSASLSPDSFGEQCENPSTARRSTTICTQPALLSHINSNLADHLPSKAHSEEGIRTKNNEAPLPLSAGTGTLEAGTCKSLDQHCSILEKGKDAPKTPVKTLLPRRNSHCDKNLLNAEVVKEQSLARKESKPTKDLKYLLFSKDLEKPSANSYLMQHQESLIQLQKAGLVRKHTKELERLKSLPSDASSLLRESPLSRVDSSIVEESEDLFSHHGLLPLLGPAPLIPEDAENDVEKLEVKRVLEGISQKTSTPVMCRLEHTSSFTKDFLKTICYTPSSSRSSNLTRSSSSDSIHSVRGKPGLVKQRTQEIETRLRLAGLTVSSPLKRSNSLAKLGCLNLSSEDLSSDMDVSTITDSKEAVSSESSVLCEPQSTLRSADVTSKLAAKPAVGNLKNTLWMGKS